A genome region from Microbacterium sp. CGR2 includes the following:
- a CDS encoding fumarylacetoacetate hydrolase family protein, which yields MRFAHLRRPDSPLAALAVIQGSDAILVSDLLNDAPATLQQLIERGDAGLDALRRALSDGVAPRHPLADWAYASAVIAPPAVLAVGLNYAAHSSELGLKTDAAPTVFTLWPNSLSGHQQTTSWPRSLSEAVDYEAELGVLIGTPAKDVSEADALSHVWGYTVVNDITARNIQFSEAQWSRCKSFDGFTPTGPFAVTADEVADPQDLHIWTVVDGHTVQDASTDQMVRSVAKLIAHLSQSLTLLPGTLISTGSPGGAGYSRDPQIFLRDRSTVTVAIDGIGELTTHCRITD from the coding sequence ATGCGGTTCGCTCATCTGCGCCGTCCTGACTCCCCTCTCGCGGCCCTCGCCGTGATCCAGGGCTCGGACGCCATCCTCGTCTCTGATCTCCTGAACGACGCTCCTGCGACCCTGCAGCAGCTGATCGAGAGAGGCGACGCGGGGCTCGACGCGCTGCGCCGGGCGCTCAGCGATGGCGTCGCACCACGGCATCCGCTCGCCGACTGGGCGTACGCGTCTGCAGTGATCGCCCCGCCCGCTGTGCTGGCTGTCGGACTGAACTACGCGGCGCACTCCAGCGAGCTGGGGCTGAAGACCGACGCCGCTCCGACCGTCTTCACGCTCTGGCCGAATTCGCTGTCGGGACACCAGCAGACCACGTCGTGGCCCCGCAGCCTGAGCGAGGCCGTCGACTACGAGGCAGAACTCGGTGTGCTCATCGGCACCCCGGCGAAGGACGTCAGCGAGGCCGACGCGCTCTCGCATGTGTGGGGCTACACGGTGGTCAATGACATCACCGCGCGCAACATCCAGTTCTCCGAGGCGCAGTGGTCACGCTGCAAGTCCTTCGACGGCTTCACGCCGACCGGGCCGTTCGCCGTCACCGCGGACGAGGTCGCCGATCCCCAGGATCTGCACATCTGGACCGTGGTCGACGGCCACACGGTGCAGGACGCCAGCACAGACCAGATGGTCCGCTCGGTCGCGAAGCTCATCGCGCACCTCTCGCAGTCGCTCACGCTCCTGCCCGGCACGCTGATCTCGACGGGCAGCCCGGGGGGCGCAGGTTACTCCCGCGACCCGCAGATCTTCCTCCGCGACCGTTCGACCGTGACGGTCGCCATCGACGGAATCGGTGAGCTCACCACCCACTGCCGCATCACCGACTGA